The following are from one region of the candidate division TA06 bacterium genome:
- a CDS encoding 4Fe-4S dicluster domain-containing protein — MVNLTIDGQKVEVEEGTTILKAAKELGIEIPTLCYHPALEPYQACRVCLVEVIQNGRSKLVASCGQMVAEGMEVKTDSEKAMNARKVTVELLLARAPGSEVIQDLAKKVGIEAPRFKTKDEEEKCVLCGLCVRVCNEVMRVGAIGFANRGAKMEVTPPYKEFSEVCTTCGACAYSCPTGAITVEEISERTVNPLLSEFNEGLETRPCIYIPFPQAVPNTPVIDRENCMYFKTGNCKVCETVCQPKAIVYDEEDTIVEEDVGAIVVATGYDVMNKEVIEEYNYDSCPDVITGLQFERLLSASGPTGGEVKRPSDGKVPKEVVFVQCAGSREPERYQPYCSKICCMYTVKHAMLYKHRVHDGQPYIFYIDIRSGGKGYEEFVQRATDEDGVLYFRGKVSKIFQEDGRVVVWGADTLTGKKIEIYADMVVLATAILPSVGAGEVAKKLKISTDEHGFLSEAHPKLRPVESLTTGIYLAGTAQAPRDIPETVAQASGAAAKVISLFSSDELEHDPTVSEVDEELCAGCGYCVNACAYDAIQLDPKRNVAVVNEVLCEGCGGCAATCPSGAIQHRNFTRKQVLDMVHVATEDF; from the coding sequence ATGGTAAATCTAACCATTGACGGTCAGAAGGTCGAAGTCGAAGAAGGAACGACCATCTTGAAGGCCGCGAAGGAACTGGGTATTGAGATACCGACCCTCTGCTATCATCCTGCTCTCGAGCCCTATCAGGCTTGTCGGGTTTGTCTGGTAGAGGTGATTCAAAATGGTCGATCCAAGCTGGTTGCGTCATGCGGCCAGATGGTAGCAGAAGGCATGGAAGTGAAAACTGATTCAGAGAAAGCCATGAACGCTCGTAAGGTGACTGTGGAGTTACTATTGGCCAGGGCGCCCGGCTCTGAGGTGATACAGGATTTGGCGAAGAAGGTGGGTATTGAGGCCCCGAGATTCAAAACAAAGGATGAAGAAGAGAAGTGCGTGCTATGCGGTTTGTGTGTAAGGGTATGCAACGAGGTGATGAGGGTGGGTGCCATTGGCTTTGCCAACCGTGGAGCAAAAATGGAGGTTACCCCACCGTACAAGGAGTTTTCGGAAGTGTGCACGACCTGCGGAGCATGTGCCTATTCATGTCCCACCGGGGCGATCACTGTTGAGGAGATTTCAGAGAGAACGGTGAACCCGCTACTCTCTGAATTCAATGAAGGCCTTGAAACGAGGCCATGTATCTACATTCCATTCCCCCAAGCGGTCCCCAACACGCCAGTCATAGACAGAGAGAATTGCATGTATTTCAAAACGGGAAACTGCAAAGTATGTGAAACCGTATGCCAGCCCAAGGCGATTGTCTATGATGAGGAAGACACCATCGTTGAGGAAGATGTGGGCGCAATTGTGGTGGCCACCGGTTACGACGTGATGAACAAGGAGGTTATCGAGGAGTACAATTACGACTCTTGCCCGGATGTCATAACTGGCCTCCAGTTCGAGAGATTGCTTTCAGCCTCCGGACCAACGGGAGGAGAGGTGAAGAGACCATCGGACGGCAAAGTGCCGAAAGAGGTTGTTTTTGTTCAGTGCGCGGGTTCAAGGGAGCCTGAAAGGTACCAGCCGTACTGTTCAAAGATATGCTGCATGTACACTGTCAAACATGCAATGCTCTACAAACACAGAGTCCACGATGGGCAGCCATACATCTTCTACATAGACATCCGCTCAGGCGGAAAAGGATATGAAGAGTTCGTTCAGAGAGCCACGGACGAGGACGGGGTCCTTTATTTCAGAGGAAAGGTTTCCAAGATATTCCAAGAAGATGGGCGAGTTGTGGTCTGGGGCGCCGATACCCTGACCGGAAAGAAAATAGAGATATATGCCGACATGGTGGTTCTGGCCACAGCCATCTTGCCATCTGTAGGTGCCGGCGAAGTTGCTAAGAAGCTGAAGATCAGTACAGATGAGCATGGATTTCTTTCAGAAGCTCACCCGAAGCTGAGACCTGTTGAGAGTTTGACCACGGGGATCTATCTGGCAGGCACCGCCCAGGCGCCAAGGGACATACCGGAGACGGTTGCTCAGGCTTCCGGGGCTGCTGCGAAGGTTATTTCCCTTTTCTCAAGTGACGAGCTGGAGCACGATCCAACAGTCTCAGAGGTGGATGAAGAACTCTGCGCAGGATGTGGATACTGTGTAAATGCGTGCGCCTATGACGCGATTCAGCTGGACCCCAAGAGAAATGTGGCCGTGGTGAATGAGGTCCTCTGCGAAGGCTGCGGTGGGTGTGCGGCAACCTGTCCGTCAGGTGCGATACAGCATAGGAACTTCACCAGAAAACAGGTTTTGGACATGGTTCATGTTGCGACCGAGGACTTCTAG